The Rhinolophus ferrumequinum isolate MPI-CBG mRhiFer1 chromosome 4, mRhiFer1_v1.p, whole genome shotgun sequence genome has a window encoding:
- the LOC117021153 gene encoding uncharacterized protein C19orf85-like encodes MHPGAPAAPGVSEPSPRELCAFRKWGGCPRAAPLHPRRTRPPKRKPNHRRFLHNQICRQFAKIEAATQHLALSILSQEAPPQRPPPQRPPLPPPSPFLGVARAVAPTEAPHASPSLNPTALDASTFDLFDDIALTPECLSVPYDLSQLSLSQGPHFYDPLPLTPYALKGGDKLLPPEGNWVGRWEVTCDCHSHRIPEGWGTCPP; translated from the coding sequence ATGCATCCCGGGGCTCCTGCAGCCCCTGGAGTATCCGAGCCCAGCCCCCGGGAACTGTGTGCCTTCCGTAAGTGGGGCGGCTGCCCACGTGCTGCGCCCCTGCACCCACGGCGGACCAGGCCCCCCAAAAGGAAGCCCAACCACAGGAGGTTCTTGCACAACCAGATATGCAGGCAGTTTGCCAAGATTGAGGCTGCCACCCAGCACCTGGCCCTGTCCATCCTGTCCCAGGAGGCGCCTCCCCAAAGACCACCGCCCCAAAGGCCGCCCCTGCCGCCTCCATCACCCTTCCTGGGGGTGGCCCGTGCTGTGGCCCCCACAGAGGCACCCCATGCCAGCCCCAGCCTGAACCCAACTGCCCTGGATGCCTCCACCTTCGACCTCTTTGATGACATTGCACTCACCCCAGAGTGTCTCTCAGTGCCATATGACCTGTCCCAGCTCTCCCTCAGCCAGGGCCCACATTTCTATGATCCCCTGCCCTTGACCCCATATGCCTTGAAGGGAGGAGACAAACTCTTGCCTCCTGAGGGGAACTGGGTGGGCAGGTGGGAGGTGACTTGTGACTGCCATTCTCACAGGATCCCTGAGGGCTGGGGGACCTGCCCCCCATGA